The following coding sequences lie in one Alloacidobacterium dinghuense genomic window:
- a CDS encoding IS1595 family transposase encodes MQIDDKFPKSMLEAIRYFADPDVCVDFVASMRWPDGVTCPHCDGQRVSYLSSRRIWKCMAKDCHKQFSVKTGSVFEDSPITLDKWLTAVWLVVNCKNGISSYELMRDLKVTQKSAWFMLHRIRLALKNTSWEKIGGNGAIEVDETHFGPNTRKMHAGKRTRLAKEGYQKPVVFGMLDRESRQVRAKVVPNVKRETLQNEILNQIEKGSKVYTDRYTGYDNLAAQEYVHETVNHVEEYVRGQVHTQGIENFWSLLKRGLRGTYVAVEPFHLDRYVDEQVFRFNNRATKDNPLDDTDRFMLAVSQIAGKRLTYAELTGKVGETSF; translated from the coding sequence ATGCAGATTGACGACAAATTCCCTAAAAGCATGCTTGAAGCAATCCGCTATTTCGCCGATCCCGATGTGTGCGTGGACTTTGTTGCTTCGATGCGCTGGCCCGATGGAGTGACCTGTCCTCACTGCGATGGTCAGCGCGTCTCTTACCTAAGTTCCCGCCGCATCTGGAAATGCATGGCGAAGGATTGTCACAAGCAGTTTAGCGTGAAAACTGGCAGCGTCTTTGAAGATTCTCCAATCACTCTTGATAAATGGCTCACTGCTGTATGGCTGGTTGTGAACTGCAAGAACGGCATCAGTAGCTATGAACTGATGCGGGATTTGAAGGTCACTCAGAAGTCTGCATGGTTCATGCTTCATCGCATCCGTTTGGCGCTCAAGAACACTTCATGGGAGAAGATCGGCGGTAATGGCGCTATCGAAGTAGATGAGACTCATTTTGGTCCGAACACTCGCAAGATGCATGCTGGCAAGCGTACTAGGCTCGCCAAAGAGGGATACCAGAAGCCTGTAGTCTTCGGCATGCTTGATCGCGAGAGCCGTCAGGTTCGCGCCAAGGTTGTACCCAATGTGAAGCGCGAGACTTTGCAGAACGAGATTCTGAATCAGATTGAAAAAGGCTCCAAGGTCTATACCGACCGCTACACCGGATATGACAATTTAGCCGCTCAAGAATACGTTCACGAGACTGTGAACCACGTAGAAGAATATGTTCGCGGACAGGTTCACACTCAGGGCATCGAGAACTTCTGGAGCCTATTGAAGCGCGGTCTGCGTGGCACTTACGTTGCCGTAGAACCATTTCATCTTGATCGCTACGTGGACGAGCAGGTTTTCAGGTTCAACAACCGCGCTACCAAAGACAATCCGCTGGATGATACCGACCGCTTCATGCTGGCAGTATCGCAGATAGCAGGCAAGCGCCTTACCTATGCAGAACTGACTGGCAAGGTGGGAGAAACGAGCTTCTAA
- a CDS encoding alpha-L-rhamnosidase C-terminal domain-containing protein codes for MSRVLLFAVVLFSAAAMAAQEAKPLNPALVESKWHAHWITCPDAPQKDVGIFYFRKELTFAMAPEHFWVHVSADNRFLLHVNGQYAGEGPARGDLFHWRFETIDLAPMLKPGKNVLAATVWNFGTRAPIAQMTNRTGFLLQGDTSAEEVANTDASWQVKQEKGRGLAATNGVAGYYAAGPGETVDGRMVTWDWDAPAVSDTAAWHAAEAIGEAATREAQDADNNWELVQDQLPAMEHRPTMAGRIVRMNGVSGIISNPQGVLEIPANTHATLLFDNQVLQSAYPELTVSGGRDAEIRLTYAEALYDAKGEKGNRNEIEGRHIEGVSDIFISDGTDQRAFQPLWWRTWRYLQVDVTTKSAPLKLEKLDGWFNAYPFVERASITGDIPDLKKLWDTGWRTARLCAHETYMDAPYWEQLQYVGDTRIQALISYAVSGDSRLGKQAITNIQSSIIPEGLTQSRYPSRLPQFIPPFSLLWVDMLHDYWMYVNDEALVRETLPRTRGVIDWYALHLRDDGLMGRVKWWEFGDWTSGYQGGDPPQEADGGSTFLTAQFIEALRDAAELEQEYGSKERAAVYRKTIEKSSAALNRLNWDAEQGVYADTPAKKSYSQQANVLAVWQDVAPRAEQKAILQRVLASQEGRETQAHGKAVPPMSAMSYYFRFYLARALEHAGMADLYVSQLKPWYDMLKLGLSTWAEQPEPTRSDCHAWSAHPNYDLLTVVAGIHPGAPGFSQVRIEPHLGALHEIEASMPHGDGNIATAYRRNAKEWVATITLPGELSGKLVWNGQEYQLHPGKQEISLPIGN; via the coding sequence ATGTCTCGCGTACTTCTGTTCGCAGTGGTGCTCTTTTCTGCCGCAGCCATGGCGGCGCAGGAAGCAAAGCCTCTCAATCCTGCTTTGGTCGAAAGCAAGTGGCATGCGCATTGGATCACGTGTCCGGATGCTCCACAGAAGGACGTCGGCATTTTCTACTTCCGAAAAGAACTTACGTTCGCGATGGCCCCGGAGCATTTCTGGGTGCACGTGAGCGCCGACAATCGCTTCCTGCTGCATGTGAACGGGCAATACGCGGGTGAAGGCCCGGCGCGCGGCGATCTCTTTCACTGGCGCTTCGAGACAATCGATCTCGCTCCGATGTTGAAGCCAGGCAAGAACGTTCTTGCGGCGACGGTATGGAATTTCGGCACGCGCGCCCCGATTGCGCAGATGACAAATCGCACCGGCTTCCTCTTGCAGGGCGATACGTCTGCGGAAGAAGTCGCGAACACGGATGCTTCATGGCAAGTGAAGCAGGAGAAAGGTCGCGGCTTGGCTGCGACGAACGGGGTCGCTGGATATTACGCTGCTGGTCCCGGTGAGACCGTGGATGGCCGCATGGTTACGTGGGATTGGGATGCACCCGCGGTCTCCGATACTGCCGCATGGCATGCGGCCGAAGCGATTGGAGAAGCTGCAACGCGCGAGGCGCAGGATGCCGACAACAACTGGGAACTGGTTCAGGACCAGCTTCCGGCGATGGAGCATCGACCGACGATGGCAGGCCGTATCGTCCGCATGAATGGAGTGTCGGGCATTATCTCTAATCCTCAGGGCGTGCTGGAGATTCCGGCGAATACACACGCGACACTGCTGTTCGACAACCAAGTGTTGCAGAGTGCCTATCCTGAACTGACGGTGAGTGGCGGACGAGATGCGGAGATTCGCCTGACCTATGCCGAGGCCCTTTATGACGCGAAGGGAGAGAAGGGCAATCGCAACGAGATAGAAGGGCGGCATATCGAGGGTGTGTCGGACATATTCATCAGTGATGGCACCGACCAGCGCGCATTTCAACCGCTGTGGTGGCGCACATGGCGCTATCTGCAGGTGGATGTGACGACAAAATCAGCTCCATTGAAACTGGAAAAACTCGATGGGTGGTTCAATGCGTATCCATTTGTCGAAAGAGCCAGCATCACCGGAGACATTCCCGACTTGAAAAAGCTCTGGGACACAGGTTGGCGCACGGCACGCCTTTGCGCGCATGAGACGTACATGGACGCTCCCTACTGGGAGCAGTTGCAGTATGTTGGCGACACGCGCATCCAAGCCCTCATCTCCTATGCCGTTTCCGGTGATAGCCGGCTTGGCAAACAGGCCATCACGAACATTCAATCGTCCATTATTCCCGAAGGGCTTACGCAGAGCCGTTATCCATCGCGCCTGCCGCAGTTCATCCCGCCGTTCTCACTGCTCTGGGTGGACATGCTGCACGACTACTGGATGTACGTGAACGACGAGGCCCTGGTGCGTGAAACGCTGCCGCGCACGCGTGGCGTGATCGATTGGTATGCGTTGCACCTACGCGACGATGGTCTGATGGGCCGCGTGAAGTGGTGGGAGTTCGGCGACTGGACGAGCGGCTATCAGGGTGGAGACCCGCCGCAGGAAGCCGATGGCGGCTCGACATTTCTCACCGCGCAGTTCATTGAGGCTCTGCGCGATGCGGCCGAGCTTGAGCAGGAGTACGGGAGCAAGGAACGGGCGGCGGTCTATCGGAAAACGATTGAGAAATCATCCGCAGCTTTGAACCGTCTGAACTGGGATGCCGAGCAGGGGGTGTATGCAGACACTCCGGCGAAGAAGAGCTACAGCCAGCAGGCAAACGTGTTGGCTGTGTGGCAGGATGTTGCTCCGCGCGCAGAGCAGAAGGCGATTCTGCAGCGCGTTCTTGCTTCGCAGGAAGGCAGAGAGACGCAGGCCCATGGCAAGGCAGTTCCGCCCATGTCGGCGATGAGCTACTACTTCCGCTTTTACCTGGCCCGGGCGCTGGAACATGCCGGGATGGCTGACTTGTATGTCAGCCAGTTGAAGCCGTGGTACGACATGCTGAAGCTCGGACTGTCAACCTGGGCCGAGCAGCCGGAACCGACGCGCTCTGACTGCCATGCGTGGAGCGCCCATCCAAATTACGACCTGCTAACCGTCGTGGCAGGGATTCATCCGGGCGCCCCTGGCTTTTCTCAAGTAAGAATCGAGCCGCATCTCGGCGCGTTGCATGAAATTGAGGCCTCAATGCCCCACGGCGACGGCAATATCGCAACCGCTTATCGCCGGAACGCGAAAGAGTGGGTGGCCACAATCACGCTGCCAGGAGAACTTAGCGGCAAGTTGGTGTGGAATGGCCAGGAATATCAGCTGCATCCGGGTAAACAGGAGATCAGTCTGCCGATTGGAAATTGA
- a CDS encoding RNA polymerase sigma factor → MSAAEDLANVERVLAGDIASFEGIVRRWQGPLVNMAYRFCNDRGRAEEMAQEAFLRIYRSLSSWRRDAAFSTWLFAVAANLYRSELKRIPAGNVALDEVAELKDKHSHSAEFEKHQRDRMVRKAVMALPAKYRDAMILYYFHEMDVPAASKSLGLPEGTVKARLFRGREILRSKLPQLLDVPRLKEA, encoded by the coding sequence GTGAGCGCTGCAGAAGATCTGGCGAATGTGGAGCGGGTGCTGGCGGGAGACATTGCGTCTTTCGAAGGCATCGTGCGCCGCTGGCAGGGACCACTAGTGAATATGGCCTATCGCTTCTGCAACGATCGCGGCCGCGCGGAGGAGATGGCCCAGGAAGCCTTTCTGCGTATCTATCGTTCGCTTTCCAGTTGGCGGCGAGACGCGGCTTTCTCCACGTGGCTCTTCGCGGTGGCGGCAAATCTTTACCGTTCAGAACTGAAGCGGATACCCGCTGGAAATGTCGCCCTGGACGAAGTCGCCGAGTTGAAGGACAAGCACTCGCACTCCGCCGAGTTTGAGAAGCATCAACGTGACAGGATGGTCCGGAAAGCCGTGATGGCTCTTCCGGCAAAGTATCGCGACGCCATGATTCTGTACTATTTTCATGAGATGGATGTGCCGGCAGCATCAAAAAGTCTGGGGCTGCCTGAAGGTACGGTAAAGGCAAGATTGTTTCGGGGACGCGAGATTCTGCGCAGCAAGTTGCCGCAGTTACTCGATGTGCCGAGACTGAAGGAGGCATGA
- a CDS encoding carboxymuconolactone decarboxylase family protein: MPHITLPEDLPGITAGFAFRPETAKPMRELAHILLHEPNSLTPGERELIAMHVSSQNDCYFCQTSHGAAAAAHFGDDEIVKRVKADFQHADISEKLKALLAIAGKVQKGGKHVTAGDIQKARDLGATDVEIHDTVLIAAAFCMYNRYVDGLGTWQPRDESMYATMGKHMATEGYRKPSLAAADVA, from the coding sequence ATGCCGCACATTACACTGCCTGAAGATCTACCCGGCATCACCGCCGGGTTTGCATTTCGCCCCGAGACAGCCAAGCCCATGCGCGAACTCGCGCACATTCTATTGCATGAGCCGAACAGCCTCACTCCCGGCGAGCGCGAGCTGATTGCAATGCATGTCTCGTCTCAGAACGATTGCTATTTCTGCCAGACGAGTCATGGCGCTGCCGCCGCCGCTCATTTCGGTGACGACGAAATCGTGAAGCGGGTAAAGGCTGATTTCCAGCACGCGGACATCTCCGAGAAGTTAAAGGCGCTGCTGGCGATTGCCGGAAAAGTGCAGAAGGGCGGCAAGCATGTCACAGCAGGCGATATTCAGAAGGCGCGTGATCTCGGCGCAACTGACGTAGAGATTCACGACACAGTGCTGATTGCAGCCGCATTCTGTATGTATAACCGCTATGTCGATGGGCTGGGAACGTGGCAGCCGCGTGATGAATCGATGTACGCGACGATGGGAAAACATATGGCGACGGAAGGCTATCGCAAGCCCTCCTTGGCTGCCGCCGATGTCGCATGA
- a CDS encoding carboxymuconolactone decarboxylase family protein has translation MPHINLPKELPGIRSAMAFRPETAKPLNELVEVLLRDPHSLTPGERELIATYVSYLNDCYYCQMSHGAIAAAHLNDDEELVKRVKADFQHADISDKLKALLVIAGKVQKGGKHVTAEDVEVARSQGATDIEIHDTVLIAAAFCMYNRYVDGLATLQPLDEASYRERGKRVARDGYVTVSKEYLTTYAVVR, from the coding sequence ATGCCTCACATCAACTTGCCCAAAGAACTGCCCGGTATTCGTAGCGCAATGGCTTTCCGTCCGGAAACAGCAAAGCCCCTGAATGAATTGGTCGAAGTCTTGCTGCGTGATCCGCACTCGTTGACGCCCGGTGAACGCGAACTCATCGCGACGTATGTCTCTTATCTGAATGACTGCTACTACTGCCAGATGAGTCACGGTGCAATTGCCGCAGCCCACTTGAATGACGACGAAGAGTTGGTGAAGCGCGTCAAGGCTGATTTTCAACACGCCGACATTTCTGACAAGCTGAAGGCACTGCTGGTAATCGCCGGAAAGGTCCAGAAGGGCGGCAAGCACGTCACTGCCGAAGATGTGGAAGTCGCGCGCAGCCAGGGCGCAACAGATATCGAGATTCACGACACCGTTCTGATCGCCGCGGCCTTCTGCATGTACAACCGCTACGTCGATGGCCTGGCGACCCTGCAGCCGCTCGACGAGGCGAGCTATCGCGAACGCGGCAAGCGTGTCGCCCGCGATGGCTACGTGACAGTGAGCAAGGAATATCTGACCACCTACGCGGTGGTCCGCTAA
- a CDS encoding APC family permease, translated as MELPGQAKLGRQMGLASAVAVVTGESIALGIFLTPAAMAKSLGSPLLLAAVWCGMALVAISGALCYSELAVRFPQAGGEYVYLREGYGSRVAFLYGWMSAAVIDPGLAAALSVGAVPYVQSIVTVSPRTATLLPAAILISLGIINYVGTRLSSRVMATANLVKIAVLFALVAWAFVSGHASTANLLPLTTRRPGSEALFGAIAGATVNAFFSFGGWWEAGKLAGEVKNPKRTLPLAFVCGVLLVTAVYLLVSFAFLLVVPLERIVSNTAFVAQFGQALFGSAGGKVLSACVLLSVIGGLMALTMVVPRVYYAMARDGAFFSVFGRLHPRFGTPANAVLLQMGGALLVLCFGAFDRILAYIIFSAICFLSLSAASLFRLKEPVRRWWYPLAPIVFLVGSGIIALLILMHDPVPALIGVAVVLCGDLLRRWLISARPVTATEAAESSLL; from the coding sequence ATGGAACTACCAGGCCAGGCGAAACTCGGTAGACAGATGGGATTGGCCTCCGCCGTTGCTGTCGTCACCGGCGAGTCGATTGCGCTAGGCATCTTTCTGACACCGGCGGCGATGGCGAAGTCCTTGGGCTCGCCGCTCCTGCTGGCTGCGGTTTGGTGCGGCATGGCGCTGGTCGCCATCAGCGGCGCGCTTTGTTATTCGGAACTCGCCGTGCGGTTTCCTCAGGCCGGCGGAGAGTATGTTTATCTGCGCGAAGGATACGGCAGCCGCGTCGCCTTTCTTTACGGATGGATGTCGGCTGCGGTGATCGATCCGGGACTGGCCGCAGCTCTCTCAGTCGGTGCCGTGCCTTACGTGCAATCCATTGTTACGGTTTCACCGCGAACCGCAACGTTGCTGCCAGCGGCGATCCTGATATCTCTCGGCATCATCAACTATGTGGGAACGCGCCTGAGCAGCCGCGTAATGGCTACTGCAAATCTGGTGAAAATTGCTGTGCTCTTCGCGCTGGTAGCCTGGGCGTTTGTTTCCGGTCACGCTTCGACTGCGAACCTGCTGCCACTAACCACGCGGCGGCCCGGCTCTGAAGCACTTTTTGGAGCCATCGCCGGAGCCACAGTCAACGCGTTCTTCAGCTTCGGTGGATGGTGGGAAGCGGGCAAACTAGCCGGTGAGGTCAAGAATCCAAAGCGCACGCTGCCCCTTGCCTTTGTTTGCGGCGTGCTGCTGGTTACGGCCGTATATCTGCTCGTCAGCTTTGCATTTCTATTGGTAGTACCGCTGGAGCGCATTGTTTCCAATACAGCCTTCGTGGCGCAGTTTGGGCAGGCGCTCTTTGGATCCGCAGGCGGGAAAGTCCTCTCGGCGTGCGTCCTGCTTTCTGTTATCGGCGGATTGATGGCGCTCACGATGGTCGTGCCGCGAGTCTATTATGCGATGGCGAGAGACGGTGCCTTCTTCTCGGTGTTTGGGCGGTTGCATCCGCGCTTTGGAACGCCTGCGAACGCCGTTTTGCTCCAGATGGGCGGCGCGCTGCTGGTGCTATGCTTTGGAGCCTTTGACCGCATCCTCGCTTACATCATCTTTTCCGCGATTTGCTTCCTCTCGCTTTCCGCCGCGTCATTGTTCCGTCTGAAAGAGCCGGTCCGTCGCTGGTGGTATCCCTTGGCTCCCATCGTATTTCTTGTGGGCAGCGGCATCATTGCGCTGCTTATCCTTATGCATGATCCCGTGCCCGCGCTCATCGGAGTTGCCGTTGTGTTGTGCGGCGATCTGCTGCGACGCTGGCTTATCTCAGCCAGACCCGTAACGGCCACCGAGGCCGCCGAATCTTCTCTTCTCTGA
- a CDS encoding ABC transporter permease, producing MLRDLWGQAYEAMVYNRRRTTITIVGMAWGIATVVLLLAYGAGFGAAIEAIFAQWGTQMIGVFPGRTSEQAGGTKAGVQVRFTQEDVDRLWTMVPNLQHISPMISKDVPVANDLHTYTWSVIGYRPQIQDILKFDVDSGRFFTDLDDQQRSHVAVVGSEAKTKLFSGEYAVGQRVRLNGISFTIIGVLKPKMQEGDDDINRQIYVPLNTMGDIKDLKYLDGIWLNYTGNHMVVEQAIRNTLAAAHNFRPSDHNAIFVANLMEQLKQFRMLTLALQVLLLFIGALTLGIAGIGLMNIMLVAVQQRTREIGIEKALGARKRHILIQFMAEALVITGVGGAIGIVLAYAVSIAVGRITFYSALAANAEAADIRLLISPMIVIVATGILIVVGMVSGMIPAIKAANLNPIEALRYE from the coding sequence ATGCTGCGCGATCTCTGGGGACAGGCTTATGAGGCGATGGTCTACAACCGTCGGCGCACGACGATCACGATTGTCGGCATGGCCTGGGGCATTGCCACCGTGGTTCTGTTGCTGGCGTACGGCGCAGGATTTGGGGCGGCGATTGAAGCCATCTTCGCGCAGTGGGGCACGCAGATGATCGGTGTGTTTCCGGGAAGGACGAGTGAGCAGGCTGGGGGCACAAAGGCAGGTGTGCAGGTGCGCTTTACGCAGGAGGATGTGGACCGCCTGTGGACCATGGTGCCGAATCTGCAGCATATCTCGCCGATGATCTCCAAAGATGTTCCTGTTGCGAATGATCTGCACACCTATACCTGGTCGGTGATTGGCTACCGCCCGCAGATTCAGGACATTCTCAAGTTCGATGTGGATTCGGGTAGATTTTTCACAGATCTGGACGATCAGCAGCGCAGTCATGTTGCTGTTGTCGGCTCGGAGGCCAAGACCAAGCTCTTCTCCGGAGAATATGCGGTCGGGCAGCGTGTCCGTTTGAATGGCATCAGTTTTACGATTATCGGCGTTCTCAAGCCAAAGATGCAGGAGGGAGACGACGATATCAACCGCCAGATATATGTGCCCCTCAATACCATGGGGGACATCAAGGATCTGAAATACCTGGACGGCATCTGGCTGAACTATACCGGCAACCACATGGTCGTGGAGCAGGCGATTCGCAACACGCTTGCAGCGGCACACAATTTCCGGCCGTCGGATCACAATGCCATTTTTGTTGCGAATCTGATGGAGCAGTTAAAGCAGTTCCGCATGCTCACACTTGCGCTGCAGGTGCTGCTCCTGTTTATTGGCGCGCTAACGCTGGGCATCGCCGGCATTGGACTGATGAACATCATGTTGGTCGCCGTGCAGCAGCGCACGCGTGAAATCGGTATTGAAAAAGCGCTTGGCGCGCGCAAGCGCCATATCCTGATCCAATTTATGGCCGAGGCCTTGGTGATCACCGGGGTTGGCGGCGCGATTGGCATCGTGCTCGCATATGCTGTCTCTATCGCAGTGGGACGCATCACGTTTTACAGCGCTCTTGCTGCGAATGCCGAGGCCGCGGACATCCGCCTGCTCATCTCACCGATGATTGTGATTGTTGCGACCGGAATTCTGATTGTCGTCGGCATGGTGAGCGGCATGATTCCTGCAATCAAAGCGGCCAATCTGAATCCGATCGAAGCGCTGCGCTACGAATAA
- a CDS encoding ABC transporter permease, producing MRTSGYKMQNVEDIFGQVFRAIWANKLRSFLTMFGIAWGVGSMLLLISVGEGFRSGQRRQLATLGNDLIMMWGGTIPAVANQHTGMRPYNLTLSDADAIRSQASEVRNATAFINRNDIKQQSAYESAGGQAIGAEPNYSGIRFMPIREGRFINDADLRDRRRVIVLGDKSAKLLFPGRPALGETVLLNGSNFVVVGIADKTGRGNNDNDNQKIYIPLSTMLEMFPLKGENIPADSVTSIQYQPRIRGENAAAMRQVHEIIAKRHGFDPGSKDAFNEWDTIKEEQMVGKIWTAMDVFLGGVGIVTLALGAVGIINIMLVSVSERTREIGLRKALGATSRSIMTQFFLEGLLLTGVSGLIGIGGSALLMYVLQSTLGNSMPGFDPPRLVPWSAALALLSLSVSGIIAGLYPAGKAAALEPVEALRRE from the coding sequence ATGCGTACTTCCGGCTATAAGATGCAGAACGTCGAAGATATTTTCGGGCAGGTATTCCGTGCCATTTGGGCGAACAAGCTTCGCTCATTCCTGACCATGTTTGGCATTGCCTGGGGTGTTGGCTCGATGCTGCTGCTTATCAGCGTGGGCGAAGGTTTCCGCTCAGGCCAGCGACGGCAGTTGGCGACGCTCGGCAACGACCTCATCATGATGTGGGGCGGAACGATTCCGGCGGTGGCGAATCAGCACACCGGGATGCGGCCGTATAACCTGACGCTCTCCGATGCGGATGCGATTCGCTCGCAGGCTTCTGAGGTGCGTAACGCCACTGCATTTATCAATCGCAACGACATCAAGCAGCAGAGCGCTTACGAGAGCGCGGGGGGACAGGCGATTGGGGCCGAGCCCAACTACAGCGGCATCCGTTTTATGCCCATCCGGGAAGGTCGTTTCATCAACGATGCCGACTTGCGCGACCGGCGCCGAGTCATCGTGCTGGGCGACAAGAGCGCGAAACTGTTGTTTCCGGGGCGTCCGGCACTGGGTGAGACGGTGCTTTTGAACGGTTCGAACTTCGTGGTCGTCGGCATTGCCGACAAGACGGGACGGGGCAACAACGATAACGATAATCAGAAAATCTACATTCCACTCTCCACCATGCTTGAGATGTTTCCGTTAAAGGGCGAAAACATTCCTGCGGATTCGGTGACTTCGATTCAATATCAGCCGCGAATTCGCGGCGAGAATGCCGCGGCAATGCGGCAGGTGCATGAGATTATCGCCAAGCGGCACGGCTTCGATCCTGGTTCAAAAGACGCGTTCAACGAATGGGACACCATCAAGGAAGAGCAGATGGTGGGCAAGATATGGACGGCGATGGATGTCTTCCTCGGCGGAGTCGGTATTGTGACATTGGCTCTGGGCGCCGTCGGCATTATCAACATCATGCTGGTTTCAGTGAGCGAGCGGACACGCGAGATCGGTTTGCGCAAGGCGCTCGGCGCAACCTCGCGTAGCATCATGACGCAGTTTTTCCTTGAAGGACTGTTGCTGACAGGAGTGAGCGGGCTGATTGGCATTGGTGGATCAGCGCTCTTGATGTACGTGCTCCAGAGTACTTTGGGAAATAGCATGCCGGGTTTCGATCCGCCGAGACTGGTGCCGTGGTCGGCGGCGCTCGCGCTTCTTTCGCTCAGTGTGAGCGGAATCATCGCGGGCTTGTACCCGGCGGGCAAGGCTGCTGCGCTAGAACCCGTGGAAGCGCTACGGCGCGAATAA